The following are encoded together in the Monodelphis domestica isolate mMonDom1 chromosome 5, mMonDom1.pri, whole genome shotgun sequence genome:
- the ZNF467 gene encoding zinc finger protein 467 isoform X2, whose amino-acid sequence MAPQIEPGDRPHEAQEQTAPSGGEGPPGAYSGTLVPKPEDVFQSEQGEEQNMAEPGVEPQKTEPESSCPEDWMIRKVKVEDEDMGEEEEVVWPQHLPQLLPSGPFLPADLGPLAAVATACKLEPGAPPAPLSGLALASWPQVLEKPYGCGECERRFRDQLTLRLHQRLHRGEGPCACPDCGRSFSQRTHLLAHLRSHRGERPFPCPECGKRFSKKAHLTRHLRTHTGERPYPCEECGKRFSQKIHLGSHQKTHTGERPFPCAECEKRFRKKTHLIRHQRIHTGERPYQCTECGRSFTHKQHLVRHRRVHAAAAAAAAAAAAAAAAAGAAAAGPAPPPPPQPPATDPLCQEASTAPPEPRAFACADCGKDFGWKKNLASHQRVHRGNRPFGFSERPRGQGERCPPGAAGAAAAAAVAVAAAAAAAHTAIKAFACTHCGKSFSQRPGLVAHQRTHAGERPFRCPDCGRGFSHGQHLTRHRRVHTGERPFACTQCGRRFGSRPNLAAHTKVHSGARPFACAQCGRGFSRKSHLGRHQAVHTGSRPHACTVCSRCFSSKTNLIRHQAVHTGSRPFPCTQCGKSFSRKTHLARHQRTHGEITHLDPNLASPAWPVPTVPTPTPLFL is encoded by the exons ATGGCCCCACAAATTGAGCCTGGAGACAGGCCCCATGAGGCCCAGGAGCAGACAGCCCCCTCGGGGGGAGAAGGGCCCCCAGGTGCCTACTCAG GGACTCTGGTTCCCAAGCCTGAAGATGTTTTCCAGAGTGAACAAGGGGAGGAACAGAATATGGCAGAACCAGGAGTTGAACCCCAAAAAACAGAGCCTGAGAGCTCCTGCCCAG AAGACTGGATGATCCGAAAAGTGAAGGTGGAGGATGAGGAcatgggagaggaagaggaggtggTGTGGCCCCAACACCTCCCCCAGTTACTTCCCAGCGGCCCCTTCCTGCCCGCCGACCTGGGACCCCTGGCGGCTGTGGCCACAGCTTGTAAGCTGGAGCCTGGAGCGCCTCCGGCGCCTCTGAGTGGCTTGGCTCTAGCATCCTGGCCCCAGGTCCTGGAGAAACCCTACGGCTGCGGTGAGTGCGAACGGCGCTTCCGGGACCAGCTGACCCTTCGGCTGCACCAGAGGCTGCACCGGGGCGAGGGCCCGTGTGCCTGCCCAGACTGTGGCCGGAGCTTCTCGCAGCGCACCCATCTGCTGGCCCACCTGCGCAGCCACCGCGGCGAGCGCCCCTTTCCGTGCCCGGAGTGCGGCAAGCGCTTCAGCAAGAAGGCTCACCTGACCCGCCACCTCCGCACGCACACCGGGGAGAGGCCCTACCCTTGCGAAGAATGCGGGAAGCGTTTCAGCCAGAAAATCCACCTGGGCTCGCACCAGAAAACGCACACTGGCGAGAGGCCCTTCCCCTGCGCCGAGTGCGAGAAGCGCTTTCGCAAGAAGACGCACCTAATCCGCCACCAGCGCATCCACACAGGGGAGCGTCCCTACCAGTGCACCGAGTGCGGCCGCAGCTTCACGCACAAGCAGCACCTAGTGCGCCACCGGCGAGTGcacgcggcggcggcggcggcggcggcagcagcagccgCAGCAGCGGCGGCAGCTGGGGCGGCCGCTGCAGGCCCTGCCccgcctccccctccccagcccccgGCCACTGACCCCTTGTGCCAAGAGGCTTCCACAGCCCCTCCAGAGCCCAGGGCCTTCGCGTGCGCGGACTGCGGAAAGGACTTCGGCTGGAAGAAGAACCTGGCCTCGCACCAGCGGGTGCACCGTGGGAACCGCCCCTTCGGGTTTTCTGAGCGCCCGCGGGGTCAGGGTGAGCGGTGCCCTCCCGGGGCAGCTGGGGCGGCTGCAGCGGCAGCAGTGGCTgtggcagcggcggcggcggcggcccaCACTGCCATCAAGGCCTTTGCCTGCACTCACTGCGGGAAAAGCTTCAGTCAGCGGCCGGGGCTGGTGGCTCACCAGCGGACCCATGCCGGCGAGCGGCCCTTCCGCTGTCCAGACTGTGGGCGCGGCTTCTCCCACGGGCAGCACCTGACCAGGCACCGCCGTGTGCACACGGGCGAACGACCCTTTGCCTGTACCCAGTGTGGCCGTCGGTTCGGCTCCCGCCCCAACCTTGCTGCCCACACCAAGGTGCATAGCGGCGCCAGGCCCTTTGCGTGTGCCCAGTGCGGTCGGGGCTTTAGCCGTAAGTCACACCTGGGTCGTCACCAGGCAGTGCACACTGGGAGCCGTCCGCATGCCTGTACAGTCTGCTCTCGTTGCTTCAGTTCTAAGACCAATCTGATTCGCCATCAGGCAGTCCACACCGGCTCTCGCCCCTTTCCCTGCACGCAGTGTGGCAAGAGCTTCAGCAGAAAGACCCACCTGGCCCGGCACCAGCGCACCCACGGAGAAATCACTCATCTTGACCCCAACCTAGCAAGCCCAGCCTGGCCTGTCCCCACAGTGCCTACCCCAACTCCACTTTTCCTGTAA
- the ZNF467 gene encoding zinc finger protein 467 isoform X1 — protein MSVGETAAQLQAAGAIARGAEGSGEPRTPGSGERLLAAVPPGYPPGQPEMAPQIEPGDRPHEAQEQTAPSGGEGPPGAYSGTLVPKPEDVFQSEQGEEQNMAEPGVEPQKTEPESSCPEDWMIRKVKVEDEDMGEEEEVVWPQHLPQLLPSGPFLPADLGPLAAVATACKLEPGAPPAPLSGLALASWPQVLEKPYGCGECERRFRDQLTLRLHQRLHRGEGPCACPDCGRSFSQRTHLLAHLRSHRGERPFPCPECGKRFSKKAHLTRHLRTHTGERPYPCEECGKRFSQKIHLGSHQKTHTGERPFPCAECEKRFRKKTHLIRHQRIHTGERPYQCTECGRSFTHKQHLVRHRRVHAAAAAAAAAAAAAAAAAGAAAAGPAPPPPPQPPATDPLCQEASTAPPEPRAFACADCGKDFGWKKNLASHQRVHRGNRPFGFSERPRGQGERCPPGAAGAAAAAAVAVAAAAAAAHTAIKAFACTHCGKSFSQRPGLVAHQRTHAGERPFRCPDCGRGFSHGQHLTRHRRVHTGERPFACTQCGRRFGSRPNLAAHTKVHSGARPFACAQCGRGFSRKSHLGRHQAVHTGSRPHACTVCSRCFSSKTNLIRHQAVHTGSRPFPCTQCGKSFSRKTHLARHQRTHGEITHLDPNLASPAWPVPTVPTPTPLFL, from the exons ATGTCCGTCGGTGAGACCGCAGCACAGCTGCAGGCAGCGGGCGCCATTGCGCGCGGAGCGGAGGGGAGCGGGGAACCCCGGACGCCTGGGTCCGGGGAACGTCTGCTCGCGGCTGTCCCGCCAG GTTACCCTCCAGGCCAGCCAGAGATGGCCCCACAAATTGAGCCTGGAGACAGGCCCCATGAGGCCCAGGAGCAGACAGCCCCCTCGGGGGGAGAAGGGCCCCCAGGTGCCTACTCAG GGACTCTGGTTCCCAAGCCTGAAGATGTTTTCCAGAGTGAACAAGGGGAGGAACAGAATATGGCAGAACCAGGAGTTGAACCCCAAAAAACAGAGCCTGAGAGCTCCTGCCCAG AAGACTGGATGATCCGAAAAGTGAAGGTGGAGGATGAGGAcatgggagaggaagaggaggtggTGTGGCCCCAACACCTCCCCCAGTTACTTCCCAGCGGCCCCTTCCTGCCCGCCGACCTGGGACCCCTGGCGGCTGTGGCCACAGCTTGTAAGCTGGAGCCTGGAGCGCCTCCGGCGCCTCTGAGTGGCTTGGCTCTAGCATCCTGGCCCCAGGTCCTGGAGAAACCCTACGGCTGCGGTGAGTGCGAACGGCGCTTCCGGGACCAGCTGACCCTTCGGCTGCACCAGAGGCTGCACCGGGGCGAGGGCCCGTGTGCCTGCCCAGACTGTGGCCGGAGCTTCTCGCAGCGCACCCATCTGCTGGCCCACCTGCGCAGCCACCGCGGCGAGCGCCCCTTTCCGTGCCCGGAGTGCGGCAAGCGCTTCAGCAAGAAGGCTCACCTGACCCGCCACCTCCGCACGCACACCGGGGAGAGGCCCTACCCTTGCGAAGAATGCGGGAAGCGTTTCAGCCAGAAAATCCACCTGGGCTCGCACCAGAAAACGCACACTGGCGAGAGGCCCTTCCCCTGCGCCGAGTGCGAGAAGCGCTTTCGCAAGAAGACGCACCTAATCCGCCACCAGCGCATCCACACAGGGGAGCGTCCCTACCAGTGCACCGAGTGCGGCCGCAGCTTCACGCACAAGCAGCACCTAGTGCGCCACCGGCGAGTGcacgcggcggcggcggcggcggcggcagcagcagccgCAGCAGCGGCGGCAGCTGGGGCGGCCGCTGCAGGCCCTGCCccgcctccccctccccagcccccgGCCACTGACCCCTTGTGCCAAGAGGCTTCCACAGCCCCTCCAGAGCCCAGGGCCTTCGCGTGCGCGGACTGCGGAAAGGACTTCGGCTGGAAGAAGAACCTGGCCTCGCACCAGCGGGTGCACCGTGGGAACCGCCCCTTCGGGTTTTCTGAGCGCCCGCGGGGTCAGGGTGAGCGGTGCCCTCCCGGGGCAGCTGGGGCGGCTGCAGCGGCAGCAGTGGCTgtggcagcggcggcggcggcggcccaCACTGCCATCAAGGCCTTTGCCTGCACTCACTGCGGGAAAAGCTTCAGTCAGCGGCCGGGGCTGGTGGCTCACCAGCGGACCCATGCCGGCGAGCGGCCCTTCCGCTGTCCAGACTGTGGGCGCGGCTTCTCCCACGGGCAGCACCTGACCAGGCACCGCCGTGTGCACACGGGCGAACGACCCTTTGCCTGTACCCAGTGTGGCCGTCGGTTCGGCTCCCGCCCCAACCTTGCTGCCCACACCAAGGTGCATAGCGGCGCCAGGCCCTTTGCGTGTGCCCAGTGCGGTCGGGGCTTTAGCCGTAAGTCACACCTGGGTCGTCACCAGGCAGTGCACACTGGGAGCCGTCCGCATGCCTGTACAGTCTGCTCTCGTTGCTTCAGTTCTAAGACCAATCTGATTCGCCATCAGGCAGTCCACACCGGCTCTCGCCCCTTTCCCTGCACGCAGTGTGGCAAGAGCTTCAGCAGAAAGACCCACCTGGCCCGGCACCAGCGCACCCACGGAGAAATCACTCATCTTGACCCCAACCTAGCAAGCCCAGCCTGGCCTGTCCCCACAGTGCCTACCCCAACTCCACTTTTCCTGTAA